A region from the Tahibacter amnicola genome encodes:
- the lolA gene encoding outer membrane lipoprotein chaperone LolA, with protein sequence MRTVAALLMMLAAQAVSAATAREQLDTFAKGLRSLSGSFQQTVFDANDKPGKETRGTLALEAPRQFRWDVSKPYAQHIIADGMHVWIYDPDLEQVTVRNQGIEESHSPLTVLTDLSQLDREYVATEAGERDGAQWLRLKSKAKEADFEYAELGFTTAGLTRMVFKDTLGNRTEIQFSDWKRNAPVTPGTFTFKPPAGVDVIGEVKPEAEVHPVKD encoded by the coding sequence ATGCGAACTGTCGCTGCCCTACTGATGATGCTCGCCGCACAGGCTGTTTCCGCCGCCACTGCCCGGGAGCAGCTGGATACCTTTGCCAAGGGGCTCCGTTCACTCTCCGGCTCGTTCCAGCAAACGGTGTTCGACGCGAACGACAAGCCCGGCAAGGAAACCCGTGGGACGCTCGCGCTTGAAGCACCGCGACAGTTCCGCTGGGACGTCAGTAAGCCCTACGCGCAGCACATCATTGCCGATGGCATGCACGTATGGATTTATGACCCGGATCTGGAGCAGGTCACGGTACGTAATCAGGGCATCGAGGAATCGCACAGTCCGCTGACGGTGCTGACCGATCTTTCACAGCTGGATCGCGAATACGTCGCCACCGAAGCCGGCGAGCGCGACGGGGCGCAGTGGCTGCGCCTGAAATCCAAGGCGAAAGAGGCCGATTTCGAGTATGCCGAGCTCGGCTTCACCACGGCTGGCCTGACGCGCATGGTGTTCAAGGACACGCTCGGCAATCGCACCGAAATCCAGTTCTCCGACTGGAAACGCAATGCGCCGGTGACGCCGGGTACGTTCACGTTCAAGCCGCCGGCGGGCGTGGATGTGATCGGCGAGGTCAAACCCGAAGCCGAAGTGCATCCCGTCAAGGACTAG
- the clpS gene encoding ATP-dependent Clp protease adapter ClpS, with translation MSGDSQHHREHQHGLAVEEARPEVARPPMYQVMLLNDDYTPMDFVVQILQSFFGFAYERAHEVMLHVHLRGRGVCGLYTREVAETKVTQVNEFSRANHHPLLCTMEKA, from the coding sequence ATGTCAGGCGATTCCCAACACCACCGAGAGCATCAACACGGCCTGGCAGTAGAGGAGGCGCGCCCCGAGGTGGCGCGGCCGCCGATGTACCAGGTGATGCTGCTCAACGACGACTACACGCCCATGGATTTCGTGGTGCAGATCCTGCAGTCCTTCTTCGGCTTCGCCTACGAGCGCGCCCACGAGGTGATGTTGCATGTACACCTGCGCGGACGCGGCGTGTGCGGGCTGTACACCCGCGAGGTTGCGGAGACGAAAGTCACCCAGGTCAACGAATTTTCGCGCGCCAACCATCACCCATTGTTGTGCACCATGGAAAAAGCATGA
- a CDS encoding DNA translocase FtsK — MPKVRLPVARNSKATPTTAASEQTHKRLREVAFILLLPLVVYLVACLLSYSPQDPGWSHAGEPERIHNFGGAVGAWIADLAFYFFGGLAYVFPVLLLVAVGMGILRPREDEATSALEPSLRLVGFVAFFLSGTGLAHLHFTGPSQLPEKAGGILGKMVGGGLLHGFGFLGATLFLLAAFLIAVTFATGLSWFKLMDAIGRGLITAVGWIGGSLKKADDARVGRAARIEREEVRKVETVKQARREPVRIEKPSTGPIEKSERAEREQQIPLFVGAAVDGDLPPLSLLDDPKQQSKGYSEETLNVLSRQVELKLKDFRIEAQVVGVFPGPVVTRFEMEPAAGVRGSQISNLDKDIARGLSVVSVRVVDVIPGKNVIGLEIPNANREIVYLSEILRSDKYDAQKSPLSLALGKDIGGRPVVVDLAKMPHLLVAGTTGSGKSVAVNAMVLSLLYKASARDVRLIMIDPKMLELSVYEGIPHLLAPVVTDMKEAANALRWCVAEMERRYKLMAAVGVRNLAGFNKKVSEADEAGQPLLDPLFRPDASQPERRAEPLQTLPYIVVIIDEFADMMMIVGKKVEELIARLAQKARAAGVHLILATQRPSVDVITGLIKANIPTRIAFQVSSKIDSRTILDQSGAETLLGHGDMLYLPPGTATPERVHGAFVDDHEVHKVVEWLRAQGRPEYVEGVLMEVQTLGDGKVIGETGLPEELSEGNSEYDELYDQAVRIVTESRRASISGVQRRLKIGYNRAARLIELMEQQGIVSAPEHNGNRTVLAPPPPEL, encoded by the coding sequence ATTCCTAAGGTGCGGCTTCCGGTGGCGCGTAATTCCAAAGCAACTCCGACCACGGCCGCCTCCGAGCAGACCCACAAACGTCTGCGCGAAGTCGCGTTCATCCTGCTGCTGCCCCTGGTCGTGTACCTGGTGGCCTGCCTCCTGAGCTACAGCCCGCAGGACCCTGGCTGGTCCCACGCCGGCGAGCCCGAGCGTATTCATAACTTCGGCGGCGCCGTCGGCGCCTGGATTGCCGACCTCGCGTTCTACTTCTTCGGCGGGCTCGCCTACGTCTTTCCGGTCCTGCTGCTGGTTGCCGTCGGCATGGGCATCCTGCGGCCGCGCGAGGATGAAGCCACGTCCGCGCTGGAGCCGTCGTTGCGGCTGGTCGGGTTCGTCGCGTTCTTCCTGTCGGGCACGGGGCTCGCTCATCTGCATTTCACCGGGCCCAGCCAGCTGCCCGAGAAGGCCGGTGGCATTCTCGGCAAGATGGTCGGCGGCGGCCTGCTGCACGGCTTCGGTTTCCTCGGCGCGACACTGTTCCTGCTGGCGGCCTTCCTGATCGCGGTGACCTTTGCCACCGGCCTTTCCTGGTTCAAGCTGATGGACGCGATCGGGCGCGGCCTGATCACGGCCGTGGGCTGGATCGGCGGCAGCCTGAAAAAGGCCGACGACGCGCGGGTTGGCCGCGCCGCGCGGATCGAACGCGAGGAAGTGCGCAAGGTCGAGACCGTCAAGCAGGCGCGGCGAGAGCCGGTACGTATCGAAAAGCCCTCGACGGGCCCGATCGAGAAAAGCGAGCGGGCCGAGCGCGAGCAGCAGATCCCGCTCTTTGTCGGTGCCGCTGTCGATGGCGACCTGCCGCCGCTGTCCCTGCTCGATGATCCCAAGCAGCAGAGCAAGGGCTATTCGGAAGAAACGCTCAACGTGCTCTCGCGCCAGGTCGAGCTCAAGCTCAAGGACTTCCGTATCGAGGCGCAGGTGGTCGGTGTCTTTCCCGGCCCGGTGGTGACGCGATTTGAAATGGAACCGGCAGCCGGTGTGCGCGGCAGCCAGATCTCCAACCTCGACAAGGACATCGCGCGCGGCCTGTCGGTCGTCAGCGTCCGTGTCGTGGACGTCATTCCGGGCAAGAACGTCATCGGCCTGGAAATCCCCAACGCAAATCGTGAAATCGTATACCTGTCGGAGATCCTGCGCTCTGACAAGTACGACGCACAGAAATCGCCGTTGTCCCTGGCGCTGGGCAAGGATATCGGCGGCCGCCCGGTGGTGGTGGACCTCGCCAAGATGCCGCACCTGCTGGTTGCCGGTACCACCGGTTCGGGCAAGTCCGTCGCCGTGAATGCGATGGTGCTGAGTCTTCTGTACAAGGCCAGCGCCCGTGACGTCCGTCTGATCATGATCGATCCGAAGATGCTCGAGCTGTCGGTTTACGAAGGTATTCCGCACCTGCTCGCACCGGTCGTCACGGACATGAAAGAAGCCGCCAACGCGCTTCGCTGGTGTGTGGCGGAGATGGAGCGGCGCTACAAGCTGATGGCTGCCGTGGGCGTGCGCAATCTCGCGGGCTTCAACAAGAAGGTCAGCGAGGCGGACGAGGCGGGCCAGCCCCTGCTCGATCCCCTGTTCCGCCCCGATGCGTCGCAGCCGGAACGGCGCGCCGAACCGCTGCAGACCTTGCCCTACATCGTCGTCATCATCGACGAGTTCGCCGACATGATGATGATTGTCGGCAAGAAGGTCGAAGAGCTGATTGCGCGCCTGGCGCAGAAGGCGCGCGCCGCCGGCGTGCACCTGATCCTGGCCACGCAGCGTCCGTCGGTCGACGTCATCACCGGCCTGATCAAGGCGAACATTCCCACGCGCATCGCCTTCCAGGTGTCCTCGAAGATCGATTCGCGCACCATCCTCGACCAATCCGGTGCCGAGACGTTGCTGGGTCACGGCGACATGCTCTACCTGCCGCCCGGAACGGCCACGCCCGAGCGCGTCCATGGCGCCTTCGTCGATGATCACGAAGTGCACAAGGTAGTCGAATGGCTGCGCGCGCAGGGACGTCCCGAGTATGTCGAGGGCGTGCTGATGGAAGTGCAGACGCTCGGCGATGGCAAGGTGATCGGAGAGACCGGCCTGCCGGAAGAGCTCAGCGAAGGCAACAGCGAATACGACGAACTGTACGACCAGGCCGTGCGCATCGTGACCGAATCGCGCCGCGCGTCCATCTCGGGCGTCCAGCGCCGCCTGAAGATCGGTTACAACCGCGCTGCACGCCTCATCGAGTTGATGGAACAACAGGGTATCGTCAGTGCACCGGAGCACAACGGCAACCGGACCGTGCTGGCCCCGCCGCCGCCGGAGCTGTAA
- the infA gene encoding translation initiation factor IF-1 — MSKDDVIEMEGTVLETLPNTMFRVKLENGHVVTAHISGRMRKNYIRILTGDKVKCEMTPYDLTKGRITYRMK, encoded by the coding sequence ATGTCCAAAGACGACGTCATCGAGATGGAAGGCACGGTGCTTGAAACCCTGCCCAACACCATGTTCCGCGTGAAGCTGGAAAACGGCCACGTGGTTACGGCCCATATCTCCGGCCGCATGCGCAAGAATTACATCCGCATCCTGACCGGCGACAAGGTCAAGTGCGAAATGACCCCGTACGACCTGACCAAGGGTCGTATCACGTACCGCATGAAGTAA
- the clpA gene encoding ATP-dependent Clp protease ATP-binding subunit ClpA, with translation MFSKDLELTIGQCYKEAREQRHEFMTVEHLLLALLENPSAAAVLRACGADIGKLGKELKAIIAETVPVLPPSDERDTQPTLGFQRVLQRAVYHVQSSGRKEVTGANVLVAIFGEKDSHAVYFLNQQEITRLDVVNYISHGIAKIGHEPQQQPGVGGSEREAEDGGEPKGNPLTEFASNLNELARQGKIDPLIGRTEEVERTIQVLCRRRKNNPLYVGEAGVGKTALAEGLAKRIVENDVPAVLKESTIYALDLGALVAGTKYRGDFEKRLKAVIGQLKKEPHAILFIDEIHTIIGAGSASGGTMDASNLIKPMLASGEIRCIGSTTFQEYRAIFEKDRALARRFQKIDVVEPSVADSFEILKGLRSRFEEHHNVEYTNDALKAAVDLSVKHIADRLLPDKAIDVIDEAGARQRLVPEDKRKTVVDVPEIEFIVARMARIPPKQVSASDRDVLRNLDRNLKMVVFGQDPAIDSLAGAIKMARSGLGNPQKPIGCFLLAGPTGVGKTEVTRQLALQLGIELIRFDMSEYMEAHSVSRLIGAPPGYVGFDQGGLLTEQIVKHPHCVLLMDEIEKAHPDVFNILLQVMDRGALTDTNGREANFKNVIVVMTTNAGATQAARRTIGFVTQNHSTDAMEAIRRQFSPEFRNRLDAIVQFSALDMEHILRVVDKFLIELETQLQEKHVSLHVDAEARRWLADHGFDPQMGARPMARVIQDNVKRPLADELLFGRLVDGGRVNLGVKDGNLDVQIAEEDTKLPAIV, from the coding sequence ATGTTCAGCAAAGATCTCGAGCTCACCATCGGCCAGTGCTACAAAGAGGCGCGTGAGCAGCGCCATGAGTTCATGACCGTCGAGCATCTTCTCCTGGCGCTCCTGGAGAACCCCTCAGCGGCTGCCGTGCTGCGGGCGTGCGGCGCGGACATCGGTAAGCTGGGCAAGGAACTCAAGGCGATCATCGCCGAGACGGTTCCGGTGTTGCCGCCGAGCGATGAACGCGATACGCAGCCGACACTGGGCTTCCAGCGGGTGCTGCAGCGTGCGGTCTACCACGTGCAGTCGTCGGGCCGGAAAGAAGTGACCGGCGCCAACGTACTGGTCGCGATCTTCGGCGAAAAAGACTCCCACGCGGTGTATTTCCTCAACCAGCAGGAAATCACCCGGCTGGATGTCGTCAATTACATCTCGCACGGGATTGCCAAGATCGGCCACGAGCCGCAGCAGCAACCGGGTGTGGGCGGCAGCGAGCGCGAAGCGGAGGATGGCGGCGAGCCCAAGGGCAATCCGCTGACCGAATTTGCCTCCAACCTCAATGAGCTGGCGCGCCAGGGCAAGATCGATCCGCTCATCGGCCGCACCGAGGAAGTCGAGCGCACCATCCAGGTGCTGTGCCGCCGGCGCAAGAACAACCCGCTGTACGTCGGCGAAGCCGGCGTTGGCAAGACTGCGCTGGCCGAAGGCCTGGCCAAGCGCATTGTCGAGAACGACGTTCCCGCCGTCCTCAAGGAATCGACCATCTACGCGCTCGACCTGGGTGCGCTGGTGGCTGGCACCAAGTATCGCGGTGACTTTGAAAAGCGTCTGAAGGCGGTGATCGGCCAGTTGAAGAAGGAGCCGCACGCCATCCTCTTCATTGACGAGATCCACACCATCATCGGCGCCGGTTCCGCGTCGGGCGGCACGATGGATGCGTCGAACCTGATCAAGCCCATGCTGGCATCGGGCGAGATCCGCTGCATTGGTTCGACCACCTTCCAGGAATACCGCGCGATCTTCGAAAAAGACCGTGCTCTCGCGCGTCGCTTCCAGAAGATCGACGTCGTCGAGCCGAGCGTGGCGGACAGCTTCGAGATCCTCAAGGGGCTGCGGTCGCGCTTTGAAGAACACCACAATGTGGAATACACCAACGACGCGCTGAAAGCCGCCGTGGACCTGTCGGTCAAGCACATCGCCGACCGCCTGTTGCCGGACAAGGCCATTGACGTGATCGACGAAGCCGGTGCGCGCCAGCGCCTGGTGCCGGAAGACAAGCGCAAGACGGTTGTCGACGTTCCGGAGATCGAGTTCATCGTCGCCCGCATGGCGCGTATCCCGCCCAAGCAGGTGTCGGCATCCGACCGCGATGTCCTGCGTAATCTCGATCGCAATCTCAAGATGGTGGTGTTCGGCCAGGATCCGGCGATCGATTCGCTCGCCGGTGCCATCAAGATGGCGCGCTCCGGCCTGGGCAATCCGCAGAAGCCGATCGGCTGCTTCCTGCTGGCAGGCCCCACGGGCGTCGGCAAGACGGAAGTCACGCGACAGCTTGCGTTGCAGCTCGGGATCGAGCTGATCCGCTTCGACATGTCCGAGTACATGGAAGCCCATTCGGTATCGCGACTGATCGGCGCGCCTCCGGGCTACGTCGGTTTCGACCAGGGTGGCCTGCTGACCGAGCAGATCGTCAAGCATCCGCACTGCGTGCTGCTAATGGACGAGATCGAGAAGGCGCATCCGGATGTGTTCAACATCCTGCTCCAGGTCATGGATCGCGGCGCGCTGACTGATACCAACGGCCGCGAGGCGAACTTCAAGAACGTGATCGTGGTGATGACCACCAATGCCGGCGCCACCCAGGCGGCGCGCCGCACCATCGGGTTCGTCACGCAGAATCACTCCACCGATGCGATGGAAGCCATCCGGCGCCAGTTCTCGCCGGAATTCCGCAACCGCCTGGATGCCATCGTGCAGTTCAGTGCGCTGGACATGGAACACATCCTGCGCGTTGTGGACAAGTTCCTCATCGAGCTGGAAACCCAGTTGCAGGAGAAGCACGTCTCGCTGCACGTCGACGCCGAGGCCCGCCGCTGGCTGGCCGACCACGGCTTCGATCCGCAGATGGGTGCCCGCCCGATGGCGCGGGTCATCCAGGACAACGTAAAGCGTCCACTGGCCGACGAACTGTTGTTCGGCAGGCTGGTCGACGGCGGGCGCGTCAACCTGGGCGTGAAGGACGGCAACCTCGACGTACAGATCGCGGAAGAAGATACGAAACTGCCGGCAATCGTCTGA
- the trxB gene encoding thioredoxin-disulfide reductase has translation MSTPKHSRLLILGSGPAGYTAAVYAARANLKPLLVTGMLQGGQLMTTTDVDNWPGDVEGLQGPQLMERMLAHAQRFETEIVLDHIHTADLSQRPFRLTGDSGTYTADAIIIATGATAKYMGLESEEKYKGQGVSACATCDGFFFRNQDVAVIGGGNTAVEEALYLANIASKVTVVHRRDKFRAEKILQDKLFAKERAGKVEIVWNHHVDEVLGDTTGVTGVRIKSTQDGSTRDLAVTGMFVAIGHTPNTALFEGQLDMVNGYIRIRTGLEGGATATSVPGVFAAGDVADQVYRQAVTSAGFGCMAALDAEKYLDKLGLAG, from the coding sequence ATGAGCACCCCCAAGCACAGTCGCCTGCTGATTCTCGGTTCAGGCCCCGCCGGGTATACCGCCGCGGTATATGCCGCGCGCGCCAACCTCAAGCCGCTGCTGGTGACCGGAATGCTGCAGGGCGGCCAGTTGATGACGACGACAGACGTCGACAACTGGCCCGGCGACGTGGAGGGGCTGCAGGGGCCGCAGCTCATGGAGCGCATGCTGGCGCATGCACAGCGGTTTGAAACCGAGATCGTGCTCGATCACATCCATACGGCCGATCTGTCCCAGCGCCCCTTCCGCCTGACCGGCGACAGCGGCACCTACACCGCCGACGCGATCATCATCGCCACTGGCGCCACGGCGAAGTACATGGGCCTGGAGTCGGAAGAAAAGTACAAGGGCCAGGGCGTTTCGGCCTGCGCGACCTGCGACGGGTTCTTCTTCCGCAATCAGGACGTGGCCGTGATCGGCGGCGGCAACACCGCCGTCGAAGAAGCGCTATACCTTGCAAACATTGCCAGCAAAGTCACAGTTGTACATCGTCGCGACAAGTTCCGCGCCGAGAAGATCCTCCAGGACAAGCTCTTCGCGAAGGAACGCGCCGGCAAGGTGGAAATCGTCTGGAACCACCACGTCGACGAGGTTCTGGGCGACACGACCGGCGTGACCGGCGTTCGCATCAAGAGCACCCAGGACGGATCCACCCGCGACCTGGCCGTCACCGGCATGTTCGTGGCGATCGGCCATACACCGAACACGGCGCTGTTTGAAGGCCAGCTCGATATGGTGAATGGCTACATACGGATTCGTACCGGCCTGGAAGGCGGCGCAACGGCGACCAGCGTTCCCGGCGTATTCGCTGCGGGCGACGTTGCCGACCAGGTGTATCGCCAGGCGGTGACCTCCGCGGGCTTCGGCTGCATGGCGGCACTCGACGCCGAGAAATACCTGGACAAGCTCGGCCTGGCCGGCTGA
- the aat gene encoding leucyl/phenylalanyl-tRNA--protein transferase, with protein sequence MIRIPILRPGSREAFPRIDQALHEPNGLLAAGGDLSPTRLLEAYRHGIFPWFSPGEPILWWSPDPRMVFATDAVHQSRRLNRWLRQCPWTIDADREFRAVMISCAAPRPGQTGTWITASMLDAYCLLHEMGHAHSIEVYEADRLIGGLYGVAVGQMFFAESMFSHATNASKVALMALAATLRRWGWPLIDAQVSSDHLRTLGAIELPRQAFAAHVARLTARAGATGSWTGCLALERAAELAGQPAAR encoded by the coding sequence GTGATCCGCATACCGATCCTCCGACCCGGCAGCCGCGAAGCGTTTCCGCGCATCGACCAGGCCCTGCATGAGCCCAACGGCCTGCTCGCAGCCGGCGGCGATCTCAGCCCCACCCGGCTGCTGGAGGCGTACCGGCACGGCATCTTCCCCTGGTTTTCCCCAGGCGAGCCGATTCTCTGGTGGTCGCCGGACCCTCGCATGGTGTTCGCGACCGACGCGGTCCACCAGTCCCGGCGCCTCAACCGCTGGCTGCGCCAGTGTCCGTGGACGATCGATGCCGATCGGGAGTTCCGTGCGGTGATGATCAGCTGTGCAGCACCGCGCCCGGGGCAGACGGGCACCTGGATCACCGCTTCGATGCTCGATGCCTATTGCCTGCTCCACGAAATGGGACACGCCCATTCCATCGAGGTGTACGAGGCCGACCGGTTGATTGGCGGCCTGTACGGCGTGGCCGTCGGCCAGATGTTTTTCGCCGAATCGATGTTCAGCCACGCCACCAATGCGTCGAAGGTGGCATTGATGGCACTGGCGGCGACCCTGCGCCGCTGGGGCTGGCCGCTGATCGACGCCCAGGTCAGCTCCGACCACCTGCGGACCCTGGGGGCTATCGAACTGCCGCGGCAGGCGTTTGCCGCGCACGTCGCCCGCCTGACCGCCCGCGCGGGAGCCACCGGGTCCTGGACCGGATGTCTTGCGCTGGAACGCGCCGCCGAGCTGGCCGGTCAACCGGCCGCCCGCTAG
- the ald gene encoding alanine dehydrogenase produces MRIGIPSETKTLEGRVALVPAACADLVKRGHEVFVQSGAGNKSGFTDADFTRVGVKIAADADALYEAGELIVKVKEPIKGDLERLKKHHQLFCYLHLAPEPELTRRLLDIGLTGVAFESVEEADGSLPLLAPMSIIAGRIAIQVGTHLLHQPMGGKGKLLGGLPATERGKVVVLGAGAAGGNSAALAAAGGANVVVFDKRPDRLAQMMALGTNVTALYPYEEYVAREVATADLVVGAVLIPSAKAPHVVTRDMVKTMEPGSVLVDISIDQGGCFETARPTTWAEPTYLVDGVTHFAVTNMPGAVPQTSSQAISAAILPYVQRMAAGSQWREFEPLRRGINVDNGQIVHPALKGLV; encoded by the coding sequence ATGCGTATCGGTATCCCGTCGGAAACCAAGACCCTGGAAGGGCGCGTCGCGCTCGTGCCGGCCGCCTGTGCGGACTTGGTCAAACGCGGTCATGAGGTGTTCGTGCAGTCTGGCGCGGGCAACAAGAGCGGCTTCACGGACGCGGACTTCACCCGGGTCGGCGTGAAGATCGCGGCGGACGCCGACGCGCTGTACGAAGCCGGTGAACTGATCGTCAAGGTCAAGGAACCGATCAAGGGCGACCTGGAACGCCTGAAGAAGCACCACCAGCTGTTCTGCTACCTGCACCTGGCGCCGGAACCGGAACTGACCAGGCGCCTGCTCGACATCGGCCTGACCGGCGTGGCGTTCGAGTCGGTCGAGGAAGCCGACGGCTCACTGCCCCTGCTTGCGCCGATGTCGATCATCGCCGGCCGCATCGCGATCCAGGTGGGTACCCATCTGCTGCATCAGCCGATGGGCGGCAAGGGCAAATTGCTCGGCGGCCTGCCGGCGACCGAGCGTGGCAAGGTCGTCGTGCTCGGTGCGGGCGCGGCCGGCGGCAATTCGGCCGCCCTGGCGGCTGCAGGTGGCGCCAACGTCGTCGTGTTCGACAAGCGCCCGGACCGCCTGGCCCAGATGATGGCCCTGGGCACCAACGTCACCGCGCTGTATCCGTACGAAGAATACGTCGCGCGCGAAGTGGCCACGGCCGACCTCGTCGTCGGCGCCGTGCTCATTCCCAGCGCCAAGGCCCCGCACGTGGTAACGCGTGACATGGTCAAGACGATGGAGCCGGGCAGCGTGCTGGTCGATATTTCGATCGACCAGGGCGGCTGCTTCGAAACCGCCCGTCCGACCACCTGGGCCGAGCCGACCTACCTGGTCGACGGCGTCACGCACTTTGCGGTGACCAACATGCCGGGCGCCGTGCCGCAGACCTCCTCGCAGGCGATCTCGGCCGCGATCCTGCCGTATGTCCAGCGCATGGCTGCCGGTTCGCAGTGGCGCGAATTCGAACCGCTGCGCCGCGGCATCAATGTCGACAACGGCCAGATCGTGCACCCGGCGCTCAAGGGCCTGGTCTGA
- a CDS encoding GNAT family N-acetyltransferase encodes MDVRFHPRLADIDAAAWNALRPDDSPFLSHAFLEGLERTGCIRSHWGWQPHHLGLYRDGALIGAAPLYLKGNSHGEFVFDWAWAAAYERSGRDYYPKLLAAVPYSPVSGPRLLAGTSPDPAVQRHLIEAIRGECDRRQLSTAHVNFLQPRDVELFDTPHWLARSDWQFHWHNRAYRDFDDFLDALTHKKRKNIRQERALVARSGVHAQIVQGDELDDAMWRFLHTCYCTTFQEKGNHPALTADFFRHLGQHLPRNVVAIIGYRGATPIAAALCLRDATTLYGRYWGCLETVPGLHFELCYYQGIDYCIRHGLQRFEPGAQGEHKLARGFLPRRTRSFHYVADLRFRQAIADALRHEARAISDYGAELERHSPYADHVCHGAPSDPPEFP; translated from the coding sequence ATGGATGTGCGGTTCCATCCCCGCCTCGCCGACATCGACGCCGCCGCCTGGAATGCCCTGCGGCCCGATGACAGTCCCTTCCTGTCGCATGCCTTCCTGGAAGGCCTGGAACGCACCGGCTGCATCCGCTCCCACTGGGGCTGGCAACCGCACCATCTGGGCCTGTACCGCGACGGTGCGCTCATCGGCGCCGCACCGCTCTACCTCAAGGGCAATTCGCACGGCGAATTCGTATTCGACTGGGCCTGGGCCGCCGCGTACGAACGCAGTGGCCGCGACTACTATCCCAAGCTGCTGGCGGCTGTCCCGTACTCACCGGTGAGCGGCCCGCGCCTTCTGGCCGGCACGAGCCCGGATCCCGCCGTGCAACGCCATCTCATCGAGGCCATCCGAGGGGAATGCGACCGGCGCCAGCTTTCGACGGCCCACGTCAACTTTCTACAACCCCGCGATGTGGAATTGTTCGACACGCCGCACTGGCTGGCACGATCGGACTGGCAGTTTCACTGGCACAACCGCGCCTATCGCGATTTCGACGACTTCCTCGACGCCCTCACGCACAAGAAACGCAAGAACATCCGCCAGGAACGCGCGCTGGTCGCACGCAGCGGCGTCCATGCGCAGATCGTGCAGGGCGACGAGCTCGACGATGCGATGTGGCGTTTCCTGCACACCTGCTATTGCACGACCTTCCAGGAGAAGGGCAACCATCCGGCACTGACCGCCGACTTCTTCCGCCACCTCGGCCAGCACCTGCCGCGCAATGTGGTGGCGATCATCGGCTACCGCGGCGCCACGCCGATCGCGGCCGCGCTCTGCCTGCGTGATGCGACCACCCTTTACGGACGCTACTGGGGCTGCCTCGAAACGGTGCCCGGCCTGCATTTCGAGCTGTGCTACTACCAGGGTATCGACTACTGCATCCGCCACGGGCTGCAGCGCTTCGAGCCCGGCGCACAAGGCGAACACAAGCTGGCGCGTGGGTTTCTGCCCCGGCGCACGCGGTCCTTCCACTACGTGGCGGACCTGCGCTTCCGCCAGGCGATTGCCGATGCGCTGCGCCACGAGGCGCGGGCCATCAGCGACTACGGCGCGGAGCTTGAACGGCATTCGCCCTATGCGGACCATGTCTGCCACGGCGCCCCTTCTGACCCGCCCGAGTTCCCGTGA